GGCTACACTTGAACAAACGGAGCTCGTCAACCGTCACTGTCTGTACCTTCCGTTATTATCCTTCTATGGTTTTACGGAACGCCAGAGCCTTCTCGTACATGCCATCTATCCAGTCTTCTGTTGGAGAGCTCTCTTTGAGTGCCTTCTCAAGTTCTGGGATTTTGTCCTTTGAGTACACCTTGTGAACTCGTGCTTCAGGTAGATCGGACAGGGAAACCTCATGAACAACACCGAAGATGCTATCATAGGTAAGATCTGCATCGTCGTTCTCTGCAACAAGATTGCCATACGTGTCCATTGTCAGCTGCAATGCCGAGAACTCCTCCGTACCGGAAAGGACAAGGCCCAGCAACCGATTGTCAATGACTCCGAGTCCTCGTGTCTCTGCACCGTACCGTGTTGTATTCAACATGGCGTAAAGGTAGAACTTGAGCTCATCAAGAGTCGGCGCTAGGAGAGTAACAACCGACAGGAACGAGGTATCAGGTTTCACAAGCTCACGTTCTCCCAGTGCCTGCCCCGTCTTTGTGGTCTTCTCATTCACGGCATTGAAGGTGATACTTTCCACCACGTCCTCAAATGGCATAACAGAGAAAGCAGTCTGATACAATATTCGAGATTTGATAGAAATATCATCGACTTCGGTTTTGGTACTTATTCCTCCATTCAATGCACATACAGGACAAGACAGACAAAGCTCATCTTTCAGGTAACATTCTTTATTCTGCGGGAATGCCCGGAGAATCTTACTTTGATGTCGCCTTTCAACGGCCTTCTGTTTTGAAGCCAGAATGAGAGCACGCTCAATGACTTCATCACTACCGTCGTATGCCGGTGTGGCCACACTGTTCGTGTATTTATCTGCTTCAGTTCTGAAGGCAGCATAGTCTTTTGTTGTTCGGAGTAGCGCCACACTTGCATATTTGGCAGGTGCAAGAGGGCTGGGTTCTCCGACAAACCAATCTTTCTGATTGTCTAATAACTCAATCTTCACTTGAATTACCTCCTTTCTTCTTTCTAAATCGTTTACTGATTGCAATGAGTCGCTTCAGATACACAGCATATCGGAGATCATCTAAGCGATCCTTCCTCTCACGAGGGCCTACTGTGCTCAGCTCGTCTGCAAGAGTTTTACAGACCTCCAGAATAGGCTCTGCTGCGTCAAACTGTACGTAGTCGCCTTCGTTGAGCT
This DNA window, taken from Candidatus Lokiarchaeota archaeon, encodes the following:
- the cas7d gene encoding type I-D CRISPR-associated protein Cas7/Csc2; amino-acid sequence: MQSVNDLERRKEVIQVKIELLDNQKDWFVGEPSPLAPAKYASVALLRTTKDYAAFRTEADKYTNSVATPAYDGSDEVIERALILASKQKAVERRHQSKILRAFPQNKECYLKDELCLSCPVCALNGGISTKTEVDDISIKSRILYQTAFSVMPFEDVVESITFNAVNEKTTKTGQALGERELVKPDTSFLSVVTLLAPTLDELKFYLYAMLNTTRYGAETRGLGVIDNRLLGLVLSGTEEFSALQLTMDTYGNLVAENDDADLTYDSIFGVVHEVSLSDLPEARVHKVYSKDKIPELEKALKESSPTEDWIDGMYEKALAFRKTIEG